One genomic window of uncultured delta proteobacterium includes the following:
- the ilvD gene encoding Dihydroxy-acid dehydratase, with protein sequence MKKMLRNAQEMMLGIKGAYPRAMFKSVGYAKKYLDKPVIGVVSSWSEINPGAYPNKELAQFVKNGVFAAGGTPVEFYTLAICDSHCQGIGMHYSLASREVVAAEIEVTVGSAGFDGLVFLPSCDKSPGGMLMAAARLNIPTIFISPGPMLPHKADSGEMLVTCDIKEAMGAFKSQKITAQEFEDIEDNVCCTTGVCSMMGTGMSMNTLIEALGMSLPGNSTIPAVFASKRQYAALTGERIVAMVKENLRPRDIVTRSALRNAITYLMAVGGSTNAILHLQALAEDLELPILLEEFDNISAKTPCIGKYKPSSKYTINDFHEAGGVRAVYGELGSLVDGSAITVTGKPIADFSIKSKNPEVLRSLDNPLQPTGGIVVLKGNLAPDGAVIKVSGIKNPKPRHVGPAKTFDSEEELLEHIMTKEVKAGDILIIRYEGPRGGPGMRELSIPAALLTGMGLGDSVAMITDGRYSGATRGFCIGHVTPEAQIGGPIAIVQDGDTIEINIERKEINLLISPEEMASRLEKLVPRKPPVDKGFLGLYCRNVSQANKGAILRGSDG encoded by the coding sequence ATGAAAAAAATGCTTCGCAACGCCCAGGAAATGATGCTTGGAATCAAGGGGGCGTATCCCCGCGCGATGTTCAAATCCGTGGGGTATGCCAAAAAATATCTTGATAAGCCGGTTATCGGCGTCGTGAGTTCCTGGTCGGAGATAAACCCCGGAGCCTATCCGAATAAAGAACTGGCCCAGTTCGTCAAAAACGGGGTTTTCGCCGCCGGCGGAACGCCGGTGGAATTCTATACCCTTGCCATTTGCGACTCCCACTGCCAGGGGATAGGCATGCACTATTCCCTCGCCAGCCGCGAAGTTGTCGCTGCAGAAATAGAGGTGACGGTGGGTTCCGCCGGGTTTGACGGGCTTGTGTTTCTGCCTTCCTGCGATAAATCGCCCGGCGGCATGCTCATGGCGGCGGCCAGGTTGAACATTCCCACGATATTCATCTCTCCCGGCCCCATGCTGCCGCACAAGGCGGACAGCGGGGAAATGCTGGTCACGTGCGACATCAAGGAAGCCATGGGCGCCTTCAAATCCCAAAAAATAACCGCCCAGGAGTTTGAGGATATCGAGGATAACGTCTGCTGCACAACGGGTGTGTGTTCCATGATGGGCACGGGCATGAGCATGAACACGCTTATCGAGGCACTGGGCATGAGCCTTCCCGGAAACTCCACCATCCCGGCGGTATTCGCTTCCAAGCGGCAGTATGCGGCCCTGACCGGCGAACGCATCGTCGCGATGGTGAAAGAAAATTTGCGCCCGCGGGATATCGTGACCCGCTCCGCTCTCCGGAACGCCATAACATACTTAATGGCCGTCGGCGGCTCCACGAACGCCATTCTTCACCTGCAGGCTTTGGCGGAGGATCTGGAGCTTCCCATACTGCTGGAAGAATTCGACAACATTTCCGCCAAAACGCCGTGTATCGGCAAATACAAACCGTCAAGTAAGTACACCATAAATGATTTCCATGAAGCGGGCGGCGTGCGGGCCGTCTACGGAGAACTGGGATCATTGGTGGACGGCTCGGCAATTACCGTGACCGGGAAGCCCATTGCGGACTTCTCCATCAAGAGTAAAAACCCGGAAGTCCTGCGGTCGCTGGACAATCCCCTGCAACCCACGGGCGGCATTGTCGTCCTCAAGGGCAACCTGGCCCCGGACGGCGCGGTGATTAAAGTGAGCGGCATCAAGAATCCCAAACCCCGCCACGTGGGTCCCGCGAAAACATTCGACTCCGAAGAGGAACTGCTTGAGCACATCATGACCAAGGAAGTCAAGGCGGGCGACATCCTCATTATACGCTACGAAGGGCCCCGGGGCGGGCCTGGCATGCGCGAATTGTCCATTCCCGCCGCGTTATTGACCGGTATGGGTCTGGGGGACAGCGTCGCAATGATTACCGACGGCCGCTATTCCGGCGCGACCCGAGGCTTCTGCATCGGCCATGTGACCCCGGAAGCGCAAATCGGCGGGCCTATCGCCATCGTTCAGGACGGCGATACAATCGAAATCAATATTGAGCGCAAAGAAATCAATCTGCTTATCAGTCCGGAGGAAATGGCGAGCCGGCTGGAAAAACTTGTTCCGAGAAAGCCCCCGGTCGACAAGGGATTTCTCGGCCTATACTGCCGGAATGTTTCCCAGGCCAACAAAGGGGCTATCTTACGCGGTTCGGACGGATAA
- a CDS encoding LysR substrate binding domain-containing protein: protein MSIYSYKVFITVAQYDSFVAAAAILNLTPSAISHIIAKLEDRVGFSLFVRKRNGVTLTPEGELLLPRCQEVMQAQDYLEQQAAEVRGLSAGTISIGSFNSVTVMWLPDIIRQFHEAYPKIEIRVLQGTYDEVLYWVKLKMVDLAFVSESFIGSLNMTPLHRDSLLCVTPVGAYPENTEYLTVDEIKDKNFIMQRDGYSLDIASFLKDNALTVLHGFRLVEDSSLTAMVASGFGFCLMPKLAFATTSSTVAAYPLRPDYYRTIGLCEGNPQSTSPAVTTMKNTIIEYVHRNNLYNV from the coding sequence ATGTCGATCTATTCCTACAAGGTGTTCATAACCGTCGCGCAGTACGACAGTTTTGTGGCCGCGGCGGCCATTCTCAACCTCACTCCCTCGGCCATCAGCCATATCATCGCGAAGCTTGAAGACCGCGTGGGGTTTTCTCTTTTTGTGCGGAAGCGGAACGGCGTGACGCTGACGCCCGAGGGGGAGCTGCTTCTCCCCCGTTGCCAAGAGGTTATGCAGGCCCAGGATTATCTCGAGCAGCAGGCCGCCGAGGTACGGGGGCTGTCCGCCGGAACCATCAGCATCGGTTCCTTCAACAGCGTGACGGTCATGTGGCTGCCGGACATTATCCGTCAGTTCCATGAAGCGTACCCTAAAATAGAAATACGCGTGCTCCAGGGCACGTATGACGAGGTTCTGTACTGGGTCAAACTGAAAATGGTGGATCTGGCCTTTGTATCCGAATCCTTTATCGGCAGTTTGAACATGACGCCCCTGCACCGCGATTCGCTGTTGTGCGTAACGCCTGTGGGCGCGTATCCCGAAAATACGGAATATCTGACCGTTGACGAGATAAAAGACAAGAATTTCATCATGCAGCGCGATGGATACTCCCTTGATATAGCGTCGTTTCTCAAGGACAATGCTCTCACCGTGCTGCACGGTTTCCGGCTGGTGGAGGACAGTTCGCTGACGGCGATGGTCGCCAGCGGTTTTGGTTTCTGCCTCATGCCGAAGCTTGCGTTCGCCACCACGTCGAGCACCGTGGCCGCCTACCCGTTGCGTCCCGATTATTACCGGACCATCGGGCTCTGCGAGGGCAATCCCCAGTCCACCTCCCCGGCCGTGACAACGATGAAGAACACGATCATCGAGTACGTTCATAGGAACAACCTTTACAACGTTTGA
- a CDS encoding hypothetical protein (Evidence 5 : No homology to any previously reported sequences) has protein sequence MPQKRYLDRRYNVRRFDDRHSMDRRLQDRRKLNLDWPPAEERRAEERRSAMDRRQAERRSGMERREPGEADASKTS, from the coding sequence ATGCCGCAAAAACGGTATCTTGATCGACGCTATAATGTCAGGCGCTTTGATGACAGGCATTCCATGGACAGGCGCCTCCAGGACAGGCGAAAACTGAATCTCGACTGGCCTCCGGCGGAAGAACGGCGGGCGGAGGAACGGCGGAGCGCCATGGACCGGCGGCAAGCCGAGAGGCGTTCCGGAATGGAGAGGCGGGAGCCCGGTGAGGCTGACGCGAGTAAAACGTCGTAA
- a CDS encoding hypothetical protein (Evidence 5 : No homology to any previously reported sequences), translating into MALLLESRVFYIPVTQGIPSSPASSDDSTPSLYPNARMPCIAERKARHVHRWTFSASLCRKEFADVSGIIHLDIYGSIVTNQTKWY; encoded by the coding sequence ATGGCGTTGCTCCTTGAATCCCGCGTCTTTTATATCCCCGTAACACAAGGGATACCAAGTTCCCCGGCATCCTCGGATGATAGTACCCCATCTCTCTATCCGAACGCAAGAATGCCTTGCATCGCGGAACGCAAAGCGCGGCACGTACACCGCTGGACCTTCTCCGCAAGTCTGTGCCGCAAGGAATTCGCGGATGTTTCCGGGATAATTCATCTTGACATTTATGGATCAATTGTTACAAATCAAACTAAATGGTACTAA
- a CDS encoding hypothetical protein (Evidence 5 : No homology to any previously reported sequences): MSKTVLERVAAIATVLEQLAFDIEIIRKGTEALISALPKGCEIHRCVLQEQASALERISITLGMAQATAERLKKEGTAPQQAFTSPPACQKNN; the protein is encoded by the coding sequence TTGTCCAAAACAGTTCTTGAGCGAGTCGCTGCCATAGCCACGGTTCTTGAACAGCTTGCCTTTGACATCGAAATCATCCGCAAAGGAACAGAGGCGCTCATTTCGGCTTTGCCAAAGGGATGTGAAATACACCGCTGCGTTCTTCAAGAGCAGGCCTCTGCTCTTGAACGCATTTCCATAACCTTGGGCATGGCCCAGGCAACCGCCGAAAGGCTTAAAAAAGAAGGCACGGCCCCACAACAGGCCTTTACCTCTCCTCCGGCTTGTCAGAAAAACAATTGA
- a CDS encoding conserved membrane hypothetical protein (Evidence 4 : Homologs of previously reported genes of unknown function), whose translation MVWDSLLMGLANTLSPAALLAICIGTLIGLAVGAMPGLSATMAIALLVPITYAFSPDIGISMLAAIYLSAMYGGSIAAILIKTPGTAAAAATVLDGYPMAQQGQAGRALSISLTSSFIGGLISSIALLTVAPILGRVALEFGPVELAAVCILGMTIIASLSQESTIKGLLAGAVGVLLSNVGMDPVSGYPRFTMGILELYSGIPFTVALIGLFSIPQVIRMIESDSTQAAKANDIKDSVRISWKEMKPLTPTVLRSSFIGIFTGLIPGTGGDTACWFAYNEAKRFAPEDEKSRFGKGSPYGIAAPESANNAVAGGALIPTISLGIPGSSSTAVILGGLMAHGIMPGPTLMVEHAKVAYTLIWALLLTNFTMLLFGLGFTRLCVYVTRIPNRVLAVAVGIFCIIGSFAINNTFFDVYLMLGFGILGYCMDKLGVPVAPLVVGLILGNMLDTSLHQSLLMSHGSWWVFFQEPISLVLLTIALLSLLSGTPLMAYIKGKIKSVLPFR comes from the coding sequence ATGGTCTGGGATAGTTTACTGATGGGGCTGGCCAACACGCTCAGCCCGGCTGCTCTGCTCGCCATTTGCATCGGCACGCTGATCGGTCTCGCGGTCGGCGCCATGCCGGGACTTTCCGCCACCATGGCCATCGCGCTTCTGGTACCCATCACCTACGCCTTTTCGCCGGATATCGGCATCAGCATGCTGGCGGCCATTTATCTTTCCGCCATGTACGGCGGGTCCATCGCGGCCATTCTCATTAAAACCCCGGGCACGGCGGCGGCCGCCGCCACGGTGCTGGACGGTTACCCCATGGCCCAGCAAGGCCAGGCCGGGAGAGCGCTCAGCATATCGCTGACATCCTCGTTCATCGGCGGGTTAATCAGTTCCATCGCGCTCCTGACGGTCGCTCCGATCCTGGGCCGGGTGGCGCTGGAATTCGGCCCGGTAGAGCTTGCCGCCGTGTGCATTCTAGGTATGACCATCATCGCGTCCCTTTCGCAGGAGTCCACGATAAAGGGTCTGCTCGCTGGAGCCGTAGGTGTGCTGCTCTCCAACGTGGGCATGGATCCGGTTTCCGGCTATCCCCGCTTCACCATGGGCATTCTTGAGTTGTACTCGGGCATCCCGTTCACCGTGGCCCTGATCGGACTGTTCTCCATCCCCCAAGTAATCCGCATGATCGAATCCGACAGTACCCAGGCGGCCAAGGCCAATGACATCAAGGACTCCGTACGGATAAGCTGGAAAGAGATGAAACCCCTGACGCCGACGGTCCTGCGTTCCTCTTTCATCGGCATTTTTACCGGGCTTATTCCCGGAACGGGCGGCGACACCGCATGCTGGTTCGCTTACAACGAGGCCAAGCGGTTCGCCCCGGAAGACGAGAAGAGCAGATTCGGCAAGGGCTCGCCCTACGGTATCGCCGCCCCGGAGTCCGCCAACAACGCCGTCGCGGGCGGGGCGCTCATCCCGACGATATCCCTGGGCATACCCGGCTCTTCCTCCACGGCGGTCATCTTGGGCGGCCTCATGGCCCACGGCATCATGCCCGGCCCCACCCTGATGGTGGAGCATGCGAAAGTAGCCTACACGCTGATCTGGGCGCTTCTCCTGACCAACTTCACCATGTTGTTGTTCGGGCTCGGTTTTACCCGCCTGTGCGTCTACGTTACCAGGATTCCCAACAGGGTACTGGCCGTCGCCGTGGGGATTTTCTGCATCATAGGTTCCTTTGCCATCAACAATACCTTTTTCGACGTCTATCTCATGCTGGGCTTCGGCATTCTGGGCTACTGCATGGACAAGCTGGGGGTGCCCGTAGCGCCGCTGGTTGTGGGCCTCATACTCGGCAACATGCTGGATACCAGCCTGCACCAGTCTCTGCTTATGAGCCACGGTTCATGGTGGGTATTCTTCCAGGAGCCCATTTCGCTGGTGCTTCTGACAATAGCGCTTCTCTCCCTCCTCTCGGGAACACCGCTTATGGCATACATAAAGGGTAAAATTAAAAGCGTCCTGCCGTTCAGATAA
- a CDS encoding Polysaccharide deacetylase, producing MGFRCGCLSLADPPVLADALSARLPAAARRRGKGDARRIAEKGRTVKKIAFALALFLLGAFPVLAAPPGGAAALWTAEALRGTPHDLERRPNREPRPSVPPVPRALLAPLPEAEDGVIRRVRVDPERKVAAVSFDLCELETHSNGYDYRIVDFLRREGIPATFFMGGKWMHSHPERAMQVMACPFFEIGNHAWSHGNFALMEETMARGQVLRTQAQYEILRDELAARAASAGLEAAFANTIPRSMTLFRLPYGRSSARALRLLGLLGLRIVQWDVVAERLPGDSADPRVAEECAAQVRPGSILLFHANGVPLNSHLLLERVVRLLRAKGYTFVTVSELLDMGQAETVKDGYFTTPGDNLELDAKFGLYGTGVE from the coding sequence ATGGGCTTTCGTTGCGGATGCCTGTCTTTGGCGGATCCGCCCGTTCTTGCGGATGCGCTGTCCGCGCGTCTTCCGGCGGCTGCCCGACGGCGCGGAAAAGGAGACGCGCGGCGTATCGCGGAAAAAGGACGCACAGTGAAAAAAATAGCGTTTGCCCTTGCTCTGTTCTTACTGGGGGCATTTCCCGTCCTTGCAGCCCCGCCTGGCGGCGCGGCAGCCCTGTGGACGGCTGAGGCGTTACGCGGGACACCGCACGATCTCGAGCGGCGGCCCAACCGCGAACCGCGCCCGTCCGTGCCGCCTGTACCGCGCGCTCTTCTTGCGCCGCTGCCGGAAGCTGAAGACGGCGTTATCCGGCGTGTGCGCGTCGATCCCGAGCGTAAGGTCGCGGCCGTTAGCTTTGATCTTTGCGAACTGGAAACGCACTCCAACGGGTATGACTACCGCATCGTGGACTTTTTGCGCCGCGAAGGCATACCGGCCACCTTCTTCATGGGCGGCAAGTGGATGCATTCCCATCCGGAACGCGCGATGCAGGTCATGGCCTGCCCTTTTTTTGAAATCGGCAACCACGCCTGGAGCCACGGCAATTTCGCCCTGATGGAAGAGACCATGGCTCGCGGCCAAGTGTTGCGAACCCAGGCCCAGTATGAAATCCTTCGGGACGAACTGGCCGCCAGAGCCGCCTCCGCCGGGCTCGAAGCGGCGTTCGCGAACACCATTCCCCGGAGCATGACGCTTTTCAGGCTGCCATACGGGCGTTCTTCGGCACGGGCGCTGCGCCTTTTGGGTTTGCTGGGGCTTCGGATTGTGCAGTGGGACGTCGTGGCGGAGCGGCTGCCGGGCGATAGCGCCGACCCGCGGGTGGCTGAAGAGTGCGCGGCGCAGGTGCGGCCCGGCTCAATCCTTCTGTTCCACGCCAACGGCGTGCCCCTTAACAGCCACCTGTTGCTGGAGCGCGTGGTGAGGCTGCTTCGTGCCAAGGGCTACACCTTTGTCACGGTAAGCGAACTGCTGGACATGGGGCAGGCGGAAACGGTCAAAGACGGCTATTTCACCACACCCGGCGATAACCTGGAACTTGACGCGAAGTTCGGCCTCTACGGCACGGGCGTCGAATAG
- a CDS encoding conserved membrane hypothetical protein (Evidence 4 : Homologs of previously reported genes of unknown function) encodes MPYFAKEILFTLGTSGLALLFLVYSQELTDSAAMLPRILCGLIFLLSALMAFNAVRAEKRGEHAIQEARPPVNLKRIWIFIGLLIGYVALVQPLGYFVITPVFIVAACWFLRATTLVTCVGIAIGFPVLVYLVFVRLLHLPVPMGGFEFFAEVARHGLG; translated from the coding sequence ATGCCGTATTTCGCAAAAGAAATTCTATTTACTCTTGGAACATCGGGGCTGGCCCTGCTTTTCCTGGTCTATTCGCAGGAGCTGACGGATTCCGCGGCAATGCTGCCCCGCATTCTCTGCGGGCTGATCTTCCTGCTCTCCGCCCTCATGGCTTTCAACGCGGTGCGGGCGGAAAAACGCGGCGAGCACGCCATCCAGGAGGCCCGCCCTCCGGTCAACCTGAAACGCATATGGATTTTCATAGGCCTTCTCATCGGGTACGTGGCCCTGGTGCAGCCATTGGGATATTTCGTCATTACGCCCGTCTTCATCGTCGCCGCCTGCTGGTTCCTCCGCGCGACAACTCTTGTAACGTGTGTCGGCATCGCCATAGGCTTTCCGGTGCTGGTCTACCTCGTATTCGTCCGGCTGCTGCATCTTCCCGTGCCCATGGGCGGGTTTGAATTTTTCGCGGAGGTGGCGCGCCATGGTCTGGGATAG
- a CDS encoding Trap-t family transporter, periplasmic binding protein — MNIRKTFFISCLLLIGLAFVVNAGIAEAAPYPNKPITVIQGYKPGGGSDTLAQLTQPTLEKYIGINFINQYMPGANSAIAWTRLAKQTKGDGYTWGILNAPAMYANYIMSSEIQYSVDDIDVLANVASDPIIFVVAQDHPFKTLDDMIKACKENPGKITSAISGVGTDDFFAILLTHQAMGIKTQVVPFDGDGPSWQAAMGRKIDVSISNVGISYPQIKAGNLRALGVMTEKRIELLPDVPTMKELGYDLVVASYRGYAMPKGAPAEVKAHIIEAFKKMAADPAFIKACNDRATVIDMKYGDEYRAMLERDVKMTKELWDQVKSEYSKR; from the coding sequence ATGAACATTCGGAAAACGTTTTTCATCTCTTGTTTGCTCTTGATCGGGCTTGCCTTTGTTGTGAACGCCGGCATTGCCGAAGCCGCGCCGTATCCGAATAAACCGATTACCGTCATCCAGGGCTACAAGCCCGGAGGGGGCAGCGACACTCTGGCCCAGCTCACCCAACCCACGCTGGAAAAATACATCGGCATCAACTTCATCAACCAATACATGCCCGGCGCCAACAGCGCCATTGCCTGGACCCGCCTTGCCAAACAGACCAAGGGGGACGGCTACACCTGGGGCATTCTGAACGCGCCCGCGATGTATGCAAACTACATCATGAGTTCGGAAATTCAGTACTCCGTTGACGATATCGACGTGCTCGCCAACGTGGCATCCGACCCGATCATCTTTGTTGTGGCGCAGGACCATCCCTTCAAGACCCTGGACGACATGATCAAGGCCTGCAAGGAAAACCCGGGCAAGATCACCTCCGCCATTTCCGGCGTGGGCACGGACGACTTCTTCGCCATTCTTCTGACCCACCAGGCCATGGGGATCAAAACCCAGGTCGTGCCCTTTGACGGAGACGGCCCTTCCTGGCAGGCGGCCATGGGGCGCAAGATCGACGTGAGCATCAGCAACGTGGGCATCTCCTACCCCCAGATCAAGGCCGGGAACCTCCGCGCCCTTGGCGTCATGACCGAAAAGCGCATCGAGCTCCTGCCCGACGTGCCCACCATGAAGGAACTGGGCTACGATCTCGTGGTGGCTTCTTACCGCGGCTATGCCATGCCCAAGGGAGCGCCCGCGGAAGTGAAGGCCCACATCATAGAAGCGTTCAAAAAAATGGCCGCCGATCCCGCCTTTATCAAGGCCTGCAATGACCGCGCGACCGTCATCGACATGAAGTACGGCGACGAGTACCGCGCCATGCTCGAAAGGGACGTCAAGATGACCAAGGAACTGTGGGACCAGGTCAAGTCGGAATACTCCAAGCGGTAG
- a CDS encoding conserved exported hypothetical protein (Evidence 4 : Homologs of previously reported genes of unknown function): protein MKSDTGVLKRYGILLLVVAGLFLVNACSWIGETAGKAQAGVEDAVKDTKEGYHKGYEEGKKN, encoded by the coding sequence ATGAAAAGCGATACAGGCGTTCTTAAACGATATGGCATACTGCTGCTGGTTGTTGCCGGTCTTTTCCTCGTCAACGCCTGCTCGTGGATCGGCGAAACGGCCGGAAAAGCCCAGGCCGGCGTCGAGGACGCGGTTAAAGACACGAAGGAAGGGTACCACAAGGGGTACGAAGAAGGGAAAAAGAACTAG
- a CDS encoding 3-hydroxyisobutyrate dehydrogenase, protein MSAKKPFIGFIGLGRMGGSMAKNLMCPEIDLMVYDIVHDRYPEYEGIGASTAKNLVDIAACDMIFLSLPASKEVRETLLGEKGLLPHLREGQIVMDFSSTSLASNQEVAEALAAKGVGFMDAPVSGMPIGALNGTLTIMVGGPEELFKAVYPHLCRMGKTILHMGPVGSGQMTKALNNVLYNVSIAALAEIFPLAVKLGINAERFEQVVSNSTGGSYASRYFVPRVLERNFEGAYPISGAYKDLVNVESITIKECIPVPVLSATTAVYQMAARRNPHLDKSSMFMIYEELLGVTVKK, encoded by the coding sequence ATGTCCGCAAAAAAGCCTTTTATCGGATTCATCGGGCTGGGCCGGATGGGCGGCAGCATGGCAAAAAATTTGATGTGCCCCGAAATTGACCTCATGGTCTATGACATCGTCCATGACAGGTACCCGGAATATGAAGGCATCGGCGCATCCACGGCCAAGAACCTCGTCGATATCGCGGCATGCGACATGATCTTCCTGAGCCTTCCCGCCTCCAAGGAAGTGCGCGAGACGCTTCTGGGAGAAAAAGGACTGCTGCCGCACCTCCGTGAAGGGCAGATCGTGATGGATTTCAGTTCCACCAGCCTTGCTTCGAATCAAGAGGTAGCTGAGGCGCTGGCCGCCAAAGGCGTGGGATTCATGGACGCGCCCGTTTCCGGAATGCCCATCGGCGCGCTGAACGGCACCCTGACGATCATGGTGGGCGGCCCCGAGGAGTTATTCAAAGCCGTATACCCCCACCTGTGCCGGATGGGCAAAACCATCCTGCACATGGGGCCTGTCGGCAGCGGGCAAATGACCAAGGCGCTCAACAACGTGCTGTACAACGTCAGTATCGCGGCCCTGGCCGAAATTTTCCCGTTGGCCGTCAAGCTGGGCATCAACGCCGAACGGTTCGAACAGGTCGTCAGCAACAGCACGGGCGGCAGCTACGCTTCCCGGTATTTCGTTCCCCGCGTTCTGGAGCGGAATTTCGAGGGCGCGTATCCCATAAGCGGCGCGTATAAGGATCTGGTAAACGTGGAATCCATCACCATCAAGGAGTGCATCCCGGTGCCAGTGCTTTCCGCCACCACCGCCGTCTACCAGATGGCCGCCAGGCGGAATCCCCACCTGGATAAAAGTTCCATGTTCATGATCTACGAGGAGCTTCTCGGAGTGACCGTGAAAAAATAG
- the gcdA gene encoding Glutaconyl-CoA decarboxylase subunit alpha has translation MKEQTPLRPYFAGMPQIGEALSEAMLAYYKDNAAAIGREEQALARAAEAVKQAGLPAEQIHKKGQMTAYERIDYLVDPGTWCPLHTLYNPADNEEGCTGVIDGLGKIRGKWAVIIAFDNKIMAGAWIAGQAENILMVTDLAKRLNIPLVWILNCSGVKLAEQEKVYAGRRGNGATFFRHAELNKLGIPVLNAIYGTNPAGGGYHGISPTILLAHKDANIAVGGAGIVGGMSPKGHFDLEGVQQIIDATKDFRGKAPGRAEIHYDATAYFRELHDTEESVLDGIKRYMDGIPAYDPKFFRVDAPAAPQYPVTDLNSIVPIDQMLQYDVYQVLARVLDNSEFMEYRPEYGPETFTGIGKIDGFPVGLIGNKQGFLYDYPEYAGPDSIGVGGKHYRQGLIKQSEFVTLCGRDNLPIIWIQDTTGIDVGDLAEKAELLGLGQSLVYSIEKSGLPMLCLVLRKGTAAAHYVMGGPQANNNTAFTLGTPLTEIYVMHGETAAVASYARRLVKEQEAGKDLTPVMDKMNELVRDYAAKSKPAYSAKHGFVNEIVPLAALRQYFAAFVGAVYQNPQSITPVHQMILPRSIRG, from the coding sequence ATGAAGGAACAAACGCCCTTGAGGCCGTATTTTGCAGGTATGCCGCAGATCGGGGAAGCGTTGAGCGAAGCCATGCTGGCCTACTACAAAGACAACGCGGCTGCGATTGGCCGGGAAGAACAGGCGCTGGCGAGAGCGGCGGAGGCCGTGAAGCAGGCGGGGCTGCCCGCGGAACAGATCCACAAAAAAGGCCAGATGACCGCGTATGAGCGCATCGACTACCTGGTGGACCCCGGCACTTGGTGCCCCCTGCATACCCTGTACAACCCGGCGGACAACGAGGAAGGCTGCACCGGCGTCATTGACGGCCTGGGCAAAATTCGCGGCAAATGGGCCGTTATTATCGCTTTTGACAACAAGATCATGGCCGGGGCCTGGATCGCCGGACAGGCGGAAAACATCCTCATGGTCACGGATCTGGCGAAAAGGCTTAATATCCCGCTGGTCTGGATCCTCAACTGCAGCGGCGTGAAACTGGCCGAGCAGGAAAAGGTCTACGCGGGCCGCAGAGGTAACGGCGCGACCTTTTTCCGCCATGCGGAGCTGAACAAACTGGGCATCCCGGTCCTGAACGCGATTTACGGCACCAACCCCGCGGGCGGCGGGTACCACGGCATCAGCCCGACCATTCTGCTCGCGCATAAGGACGCCAACATCGCCGTGGGCGGCGCGGGCATCGTCGGCGGCATGAGCCCCAAAGGCCATTTCGACCTTGAAGGGGTGCAGCAGATCATAGACGCCACCAAGGACTTTCGCGGCAAAGCCCCGGGGCGCGCGGAAATCCATTACGACGCGACGGCCTACTTCCGGGAACTGCACGACACCGAGGAAAGCGTCCTGGACGGCATCAAGCGGTACATGGACGGCATCCCGGCGTACGATCCCAAATTTTTCCGCGTCGACGCCCCGGCCGCGCCGCAGTATCCGGTGACGGATCTCAACTCCATCGTGCCCATCGACCAGATGCTCCAGTACGACGTGTACCAGGTCCTGGCCAGGGTTCTGGACAACAGCGAGTTCATGGAATACCGCCCCGAATACGGGCCGGAGACCTTTACGGGCATCGGCAAGATCGACGGTTTCCCGGTCGGGCTTATCGGCAACAAGCAGGGCTTTTTGTACGATTACCCGGAATACGCGGGGCCCGACTCCATCGGCGTGGGCGGCAAGCATTACCGCCAGGGCCTTATCAAGCAGAGCGAGTTTGTGACCCTGTGCGGCCGGGACAACCTGCCCATCATCTGGATTCAGGACACCACGGGCATCGACGTGGGCGACCTCGCTGAAAAGGCGGAACTCCTGGGCCTGGGCCAGAGCCTCGTGTATTCCATCGAAAAATCAGGGCTGCCCATGCTGTGCCTTGTGCTGCGCAAGGGCACGGCGGCCGCGCACTATGTGATGGGCGGCCCGCAGGCCAACAATAATACGGCCTTCACGCTCGGCACGCCCCTCACGGAAATCTACGTCATGCACGGCGAAACCGCCGCCGTGGCGTCCTACGCCCGGCGGCTCGTCAAAGAGCAGGAAGCGGGCAAAGACCTCACCCCCGTGATGGACAAAATGAACGAACTGGTGCGCGATTACGCCGCGAAGTCCAAACCGGCGTACTCCGCCAAGCACGGTTTCGTGAATGAAATCGTCCCCCTGGCCGCCTTGCGGCAATACTTCGCCGCCTTTGTCGGCGCGGTATACCAGAACCCCCAATCCATAACCCCGGTTCACCAGATGATTCTCCCCCGGAGCATCCGCGGGTAA